In Desulfofundulus kuznetsovii DSM 6115, the following are encoded in one genomic region:
- the nuoF gene encoding NADH-quinone oxidoreductase subunit NuoF: MELYRAHVLVCAGAGCISSGCQAVKSALEESIDRLGLKREVKVVETGCMGPCDLGPVIVVYPEGVFYRQLKPADAVEIAEEHLLKGRVVERLLYKAPEDGKTAVTSDQIDFFKKQTRIALRNTGIINPESVEEYIARDGYRALGKVLTSMTPEEVIECIKKSGLRGRGGAGFPTGLKWEFSAKAPGKPKYVVCNADEGDPGAFMDRSILEGDPHSVLEAMAICGYAIGANQGYVYVRAEYPLAVQRLSLAIEKAREYGLLGESIFGTGFSFDVEIRVGAGAFVCGEETALLASIEGRRGEPRPRPPFPAQEGLWGKPTVINNVETWANIPPIILNGPEWFASIGTEKSKGTKVFALAGKVNNTGLVEVPMGTTLREIIFDIGGGIPGGKRFKAAQTGGPSGGCIPARYLDVPVDYESLTQLGAIMGSGGLIIMDEDTCMVDLARFFLEFVQDESCGKCSPCRIGTKRMLEIVERITRGEGRDGDIELLEELGHGIKSSALCGLGQTAPNPVLSTIRHFRDEYEAHIYHKKCPAGVCRALMVYAIDEEKCNGCGRCALVCPAKAVSGEKKKPHRIDLEKCLRCGTCMEKCKFGAIYTI, translated from the coding sequence ATGGAACTTTACAGGGCTCATGTTCTGGTCTGTGCCGGGGCCGGGTGTATTTCCTCGGGGTGCCAGGCAGTAAAATCTGCCCTGGAAGAGAGCATAGACAGGCTGGGTTTAAAGCGCGAAGTGAAGGTGGTTGAAACCGGCTGTATGGGTCCCTGCGACCTGGGCCCGGTAATTGTGGTTTATCCCGAGGGAGTGTTTTACCGCCAGTTAAAACCCGCGGATGCAGTGGAAATTGCCGAAGAACATTTGTTAAAGGGGCGGGTGGTGGAGCGCCTGCTGTACAAGGCGCCCGAAGACGGCAAGACGGCGGTGACCTCCGATCAGATAGATTTCTTTAAAAAGCAGACCCGCATTGCCCTGCGCAACACGGGAATCATCAACCCTGAATCGGTGGAAGAATACATTGCCCGCGACGGGTACCGGGCTTTGGGCAAAGTGCTTACCAGCATGACCCCGGAAGAAGTCATCGAGTGCATCAAAAAATCCGGCTTGCGGGGGCGGGGCGGCGCAGGATTTCCGACCGGCTTGAAGTGGGAGTTTTCAGCCAAAGCGCCGGGGAAGCCCAAGTACGTGGTCTGCAACGCCGACGAGGGCGATCCGGGCGCCTTTATGGATAGAAGTATTCTCGAAGGGGACCCCCATAGCGTGCTGGAAGCCATGGCCATCTGCGGCTACGCCATAGGAGCAAACCAGGGCTACGTTTATGTCCGGGCCGAATACCCCCTGGCGGTGCAAAGATTGAGCCTGGCCATCGAAAAGGCCCGGGAATACGGCCTGCTGGGAGAAAGCATCTTTGGCACGGGCTTTAGTTTCGACGTGGAAATCCGGGTGGGAGCCGGCGCCTTTGTCTGCGGCGAGGAAACGGCCCTGCTGGCATCCATTGAAGGCCGCCGCGGTGAACCAAGGCCCAGACCTCCCTTCCCCGCCCAGGAAGGCCTCTGGGGAAAGCCCACGGTGATCAACAACGTGGAAACATGGGCAAACATCCCGCCCATTATCCTGAACGGGCCCGAATGGTTTGCCTCCATCGGTACGGAGAAGAGCAAGGGAACGAAGGTCTTCGCCCTGGCCGGTAAAGTAAACAACACCGGTCTGGTTGAGGTGCCCATGGGTACCACCTTGAGGGAAATTATCTTTGATATTGGCGGCGGCATCCCTGGAGGCAAGCGTTTTAAGGCCGCGCAGACGGGAGGCCCCTCCGGCGGCTGCATCCCGGCCCGTTACCTGGACGTGCCGGTGGATTACGAGTCGCTGACCCAACTGGGAGCCATCATGGGCTCCGGCGGTTTAATTATCATGGATGAGGATACGTGTATGGTGGACCTGGCCCGGTTCTTCCTCGAGTTTGTCCAGGACGAGTCCTGCGGCAAGTGTTCTCCCTGCCGCATCGGCACCAAGCGCATGCTGGAGATTGTGGAGCGGATCACCCGGGGTGAGGGCCGGGATGGGGATATCGAGCTTCTGGAAGAGCTGGGGCACGGCATCAAGTCTTCCGCCCTGTGCGGCCTCGGACAGACCGCCCCCAATCCCGTGCTCAGCACCATCCGCCATTTCCGCGACGAGTATGAAGCCCATATATACCACAAGAAGTGTCCCGCCGGGGTTTGCCGCGCCTTGATGGTGTACGCCATAGACGAAGAAAAATGCAACGGCTGCGGGCGCTGCGCCCTGGTATGTCCGGCAAAAGCTGTTTCCGGAGAGAAAAAGAAGCCCCACCGGATAGATCTGGAAAAATGCCTCCGGTGCGGCACGTGTATGGAAAAGTGCAAGTTTGGTGCTATCTATACCATTTAA
- a CDS encoding ATP-binding protein has translation MMEELAHHILDVARNSLEAGATRVEITVEEDPAGDLLRFSVVDNGSGIPPNVQRQLTNPFFTTKSGKKVGLGLPFLQAAVERCGGNLEIRSEVGRGTTVVATFPYYCWDRPPLGDMPRTIVSLLVGNGHLDLCYRHIFNGQSFEMDAGEIRSRLKGISLDTPEVLIWLRQYLAENLNILNGGGGYEVARRAG, from the coding sequence ATGATGGAAGAACTGGCTCACCACATCCTGGACGTCGCCAGGAACTCCCTGGAGGCCGGGGCTACCCGGGTGGAGATTACCGTCGAAGAAGATCCGGCCGGCGACCTGTTGCGTTTTTCCGTGGTTGACAACGGTTCCGGAATTCCTCCAAACGTCCAGCGCCAGTTGACCAACCCGTTTTTTACCACCAAAAGCGGTAAAAAAGTGGGTCTCGGGTTGCCCTTTCTGCAGGCGGCGGTGGAGCGGTGCGGCGGCAACCTGGAAATAAGGAGTGAAGTTGGACGCGGTACAACGGTTGTGGCTACCTTCCCTTATTATTGCTGGGACCGTCCTCCTCTGGGGGATATGCCCCGGACCATCGTCAGCCTGCTGGTGGGCAACGGTCATCTGGACCTGTGCTACCGTCACATTTTCAACGGTCAGAGCTTTGAGATGGACGCCGGGGAAATCAGGTCCCGCCTCAAAGGGATATCCCTGGATACACCGGAGGTACTTATCTGGCTGCGCCAGTACCTTGCCGAAAATTTAAACATCCTAAATGGAGGTGGTGGGTATGAAGTCGCTCGCCGAGCTGGATAA
- a CDS encoding NADH-dependent [FeFe] hydrogenase, group A6, giving the protein MSLVTLTIDGRQVQVPPGTTILAAARQAGVKIPTLCYLEELNVIGACRLCLVQVEGARALVAACVTRAAEGMVVHTNTPAVRHARRLNLELIMSNHPQECLTCVRNTGCELQQLAAELGVGEIRLQGEMSPYEVDDSSPSIIRDPRKCVLCRRCVAVCEKVQGVSAIAVQERGFDTVVAPAFLAPLGEVNCVNCGQCSLVCPTAAIHERDETDKVWAALADPEKHVVVQTAPAVRVSIGEMFGLEPGSIVTGKLVAALRRLGFDKVFDTDFTADLTIMEEGSELIHRLQNGGRLPLITSCSPGWIKFIEHFYPNLLPNLSTCKSPQQMFGALAKTYYAQKEGIDPARIFVVSIMPCTAKKYEAGRPEMNSSGYRDVDVVLTTRELGRMLKQAGIDFDSLPEEDYDAPLGISTGAGVIFGATGGVMEAALRTAYELVTGATLVSLDFEEVRGLEGVKEASVNLAGTELKVAVAHGLGNARKILDAVVNKEREYHFIEIMCCPGGCIGGGGQPVPVDNEIRARRIAAIYQVDRQMPLRKSHENPAVQALYREFLGEPLGHKSHELLHTHYTPRERF; this is encoded by the coding sequence ATGTCCCTGGTGACGCTTACTATAGATGGGCGGCAGGTTCAGGTGCCGCCCGGTACCACCATCCTGGCGGCGGCCAGGCAGGCTGGGGTAAAAATCCCCACGCTCTGTTACCTGGAGGAGTTGAACGTCATCGGTGCCTGCCGCCTTTGCCTGGTGCAGGTAGAGGGAGCCCGCGCGCTGGTGGCAGCCTGTGTAACCCGGGCCGCCGAGGGGATGGTGGTTCATACCAATACACCGGCGGTACGGCACGCGCGCCGGCTTAATCTGGAATTGATCATGTCCAACCACCCCCAGGAGTGCCTGACCTGTGTACGCAATACAGGCTGCGAACTGCAGCAACTGGCTGCCGAGCTGGGAGTGGGAGAAATTCGCCTCCAGGGGGAGATGTCTCCCTACGAGGTGGACGATTCCAGCCCCTCTATAATCCGTGACCCGCGCAAGTGCGTCCTTTGCCGCCGCTGCGTGGCGGTGTGCGAAAAGGTGCAGGGGGTCAGCGCCATTGCCGTCCAGGAACGGGGCTTTGATACCGTGGTGGCACCGGCCTTCCTGGCCCCGCTGGGCGAGGTAAACTGTGTCAACTGCGGCCAGTGCTCACTGGTTTGTCCCACGGCGGCCATTCACGAGCGGGATGAAACGGACAAAGTTTGGGCCGCCCTGGCCGACCCGGAAAAGCACGTGGTGGTGCAAACCGCCCCTGCCGTACGGGTAAGCATCGGCGAGATGTTCGGCCTGGAACCGGGAAGCATTGTCACGGGCAAGCTGGTGGCCGCTTTAAGGCGCCTGGGATTTGATAAAGTCTTTGATACTGATTTTACCGCTGATTTAACGATTATGGAAGAGGGTAGCGAGTTAATTCACCGCTTGCAGAACGGCGGCAGGCTCCCCCTGATTACCTCGTGCAGCCCGGGGTGGATCAAGTTTATTGAGCACTTTTACCCCAACCTGCTGCCCAACTTATCAACCTGCAAATCGCCGCAGCAGATGTTCGGTGCCCTGGCCAAGACCTACTATGCGCAAAAAGAAGGTATCGATCCGGCCAGGATCTTCGTAGTTTCCATCATGCCCTGTACGGCGAAAAAATACGAAGCCGGCCGCCCGGAGATGAACTCCAGCGGCTACCGGGATGTGGACGTGGTGCTCACCACCCGGGAACTGGGCAGGATGCTCAAGCAGGCGGGTATTGATTTTGACTCCCTTCCCGAGGAAGATTACGACGCACCCCTGGGTATTTCCACCGGGGCGGGGGTCATCTTCGGGGCCACCGGTGGGGTGATGGAAGCGGCCCTGCGCACCGCTTATGAACTGGTCACGGGTGCCACCCTGGTGTCCCTGGACTTTGAGGAGGTCCGCGGGCTGGAAGGGGTGAAGGAAGCTTCCGTCAACCTGGCCGGGACGGAGTTGAAAGTAGCCGTGGCCCACGGGCTCGGCAATGCCCGCAAGATCCTGGATGCCGTGGTGAACAAGGAAAGGGAGTACCACTTCATTGAAATCATGTGCTGCCCCGGCGGGTGTATCGGCGGCGGCGGCCAGCCGGTTCCCGTGGACAACGAGATCCGGGCCAGGCGTATCGCGGCCATCTACCAGGTCGACCGGCAGATGCCGCTGCGTAAATCCCACGAAAACCCGGCCGTACAGGCCCTGTACAGGGAGTTCCTGGGCGAGCCCCTGGGGCACAAGTCCCACGAGCTTCTGCACACCCACTACACTCCCAGAGAGCGGTTTTAA
- the acs gene encoding acetate--CoA ligase alpha subunit, which yields MGLLNNFYNPNAVAVVGASKKPGKVGHSIVKNLIESGFPGQIYPVNPKEEEIEGLTVYPSVMAIPEQVDLVVVAVPAARTVDVARECGEKGVKNLVVVTAGFKEIGKEGLDLEKELVAICRQYGMRMLGPNCVGMMDTHTPINASFTKTSPLKGDIAFLSQSGATLIAILDWSRSVGLGFSKMVSLGNKGDLSEIDFIAEAAGDPYTRVIACYLEDVADGPRFLEVVREATRKKPVIILKSGTSQAGAQAASSHTGALAGSDLAYDTAFRQCGVIRARSMTELFELAIAFSRCPVPAGKRVAIVTNSGGPGIVATDNVEARSLTMARFTKETIEELRGGLPAEAALYNPVDVLGDARADRYRFALERVLADPNVDSVVVLMCPTAVAQPLETTQAVIELQKKYPHKPIMGVYLGGESMAEGARLMSEAGMTCFTFPEPAIAAINGLVSYSEFRSAPAGESDLNYPDVDKKAVKAVFYDVMRDNRLVLLGSEAAAVARAYGIPAAPISLATTPEEAVEEAEKMGYPVVLKVASPKILHKTDVGGVKIGLDSPEAVRKGFIEIMENVHRLLPQAVVYGIEVQKMMPRGVELIIGMTRDVQFGPMIACGLGGIYVNLLKDVSFRLAQGLTRREIEAMLSETKAYTLLRGYRGEKPADLPALVEAIGRTARLVLDFPEINEIDINPVFVYNQGLSALDIKITIS from the coding sequence GTGGGACTACTGAACAACTTTTACAACCCGAATGCGGTAGCCGTTGTCGGTGCCTCAAAAAAACCCGGTAAAGTAGGCCACTCCATAGTGAAGAATCTAATCGAGTCAGGATTTCCGGGACAAATTTATCCGGTCAATCCCAAGGAGGAGGAGATTGAGGGTTTAACGGTTTATCCATCGGTTATGGCCATTCCGGAGCAGGTGGACCTGGTCGTTGTGGCCGTTCCCGCAGCCAGAACCGTGGATGTAGCCAGAGAGTGCGGGGAAAAGGGTGTTAAAAACCTGGTAGTGGTTACTGCCGGGTTTAAGGAAATCGGAAAGGAAGGTCTGGATCTCGAAAAAGAGCTGGTAGCCATCTGCCGCCAGTATGGCATGCGTATGCTGGGGCCAAACTGCGTGGGCATGATGGACACCCATACGCCCATCAACGCTTCTTTTACCAAAACTTCCCCCTTGAAAGGCGACATAGCCTTCCTCTCCCAGAGTGGTGCCACCCTGATTGCCATCCTGGACTGGAGCCGCTCCGTTGGTCTTGGTTTCAGCAAGATGGTCAGCCTGGGCAATAAAGGAGATCTTTCGGAAATAGATTTCATTGCCGAAGCTGCCGGTGACCCCTATACCCGCGTAATCGCCTGCTATCTGGAAGACGTGGCCGACGGGCCCCGTTTCCTGGAAGTGGTCCGCGAGGCCACCCGTAAAAAACCCGTAATCATTCTCAAGTCCGGCACAAGCCAGGCCGGTGCCCAGGCCGCTTCTTCCCACACCGGTGCCCTGGCCGGTAGTGACCTGGCTTACGACACGGCCTTCCGGCAGTGCGGCGTAATCCGCGCCCGGTCCATGACCGAGCTCTTTGAGCTGGCCATTGCCTTTTCCCGTTGTCCGGTTCCGGCCGGCAAGAGGGTGGCCATTGTGACCAACTCCGGGGGTCCGGGCATTGTGGCTACGGACAATGTGGAAGCCAGATCCCTGACCATGGCCAGGTTTACCAAAGAAACAATTGAGGAATTGCGCGGGGGGCTACCCGCCGAGGCCGCCCTGTACAACCCGGTGGACGTGCTGGGTGATGCCAGGGCCGACCGTTATCGTTTTGCCCTGGAGAGGGTTCTTGCCGACCCCAATGTGGACAGTGTCGTGGTTTTAATGTGTCCCACCGCCGTGGCCCAGCCCCTGGAAACCACCCAGGCCGTGATTGAGCTGCAAAAGAAATATCCCCACAAGCCAATTATGGGCGTTTACCTGGGCGGCGAATCCATGGCTGAAGGGGCACGGCTCATGTCCGAAGCCGGCATGACCTGTTTTACCTTCCCCGAGCCGGCTATTGCAGCGATCAACGGATTGGTTAGTTACAGTGAATTTCGCAGTGCTCCCGCGGGGGAAAGTGATTTGAACTATCCCGATGTGGACAAGAAAGCAGTCAAGGCCGTTTTTTACGATGTCATGCGGGATAACCGCCTGGTGCTGCTGGGCAGCGAAGCGGCAGCCGTTGCCAGGGCGTACGGTATCCCGGCCGCTCCCATTTCCCTGGCCACCACCCCCGAGGAGGCGGTGGAGGAAGCCGAAAAAATGGGCTACCCGGTGGTGCTCAAGGTGGCCTCTCCCAAGATCCTGCACAAGACCGACGTGGGTGGCGTAAAAATTGGCCTTGATTCCCCCGAAGCAGTACGCAAAGGTTTCATCGAGATTATGGAGAACGTCCATCGCCTGCTGCCCCAGGCTGTGGTCTACGGCATAGAGGTACAGAAAATGATGCCCAGGGGTGTGGAGCTGATCATCGGCATGACCCGGGATGTCCAGTTTGGCCCCATGATTGCCTGCGGTCTGGGCGGTATTTACGTCAACCTGCTTAAAGATGTTTCCTTCCGTCTGGCCCAGGGGCTCACCCGGCGGGAGATTGAGGCCATGCTATCTGAAACCAAGGCCTATACCCTCTTGCGGGGTTACCGGGGCGAGAAGCCGGCCGACCTGCCGGCGCTGGTGGAAGCCATCGGGCGCACGGCCCGGCTGGTGCTGGATTTCCCGGAGATCAATGAAATCGATATTAACCCCGTCTTTGTCTATAACCAGGGCTTAAGTGCCCTTGATATCAAAATTACCATATCGTGA
- the nuoE gene encoding NADH-quinone oxidoreductase subunit NuoE, whose translation MSVACKCSGELNSRMDALLEQYRGQPSALIQVLHQAQGIYGYLPRKVLQRVAGALNVPLSQVYGVVSFYSFFTIHPKGKHQISVCKGTACYVRGAGQLLDRIKDELGLKPGETTEDGQFSLEVVRCLGACGLGPVITVDEDVHARVQPERLSGILAAYRQ comes from the coding sequence ATGTCCGTTGCTTGCAAGTGTAGCGGGGAATTGAACAGCAGGATGGATGCGCTGCTTGAGCAGTATCGCGGGCAGCCCTCGGCGTTAATTCAGGTGCTGCACCAGGCCCAGGGGATCTATGGCTACCTGCCCAGAAAAGTGCTGCAAAGGGTTGCCGGGGCGCTGAATGTACCCCTGAGCCAGGTTTACGGCGTGGTATCTTTTTACTCCTTCTTTACCATTCATCCCAAGGGCAAGCACCAGATCAGCGTGTGTAAGGGTACGGCCTGCTACGTGCGGGGAGCGGGGCAGCTCCTGGACCGTATCAAAGATGAGCTGGGCCTCAAACCCGGGGAGACCACCGAAGACGGCCAGTTTTCCCTGGAAGTGGTGCGCTGCCTCGGGGCCTGCGGCCTGGGACCGGTGATCACTGTGGATGAAGACGTTCACGCCCGGGTTCAACCGGAGCGCCTGTCCGGTATCCTGGCGGCTTACCGGCAGTAA
- a CDS encoding DRTGG domain-containing protein, with the protein MVKLIDWREIIAELELTAHHHNALPLPPVYGAYCGDMMSDVLARARRGSLWITIQRHRNVVAVASLVGLSGVVISGGRVPPPDTVALAEKEGVPLFSTPLDSFHAAGRFYCLLTRAGLINQEENSVAEPQK; encoded by the coding sequence GTGGTGAAGCTGATTGACTGGCGGGAAATAATTGCGGAACTGGAGCTGACAGCCCATCACCACAATGCCCTGCCCCTGCCCCCGGTGTACGGGGCCTACTGTGGTGATATGATGAGCGACGTGCTGGCCCGTGCCCGCCGGGGGAGCCTGTGGATTACCATCCAGCGCCACCGGAATGTAGTGGCCGTGGCTTCCCTGGTGGGTTTGAGCGGGGTTGTTATTTCCGGAGGCCGGGTTCCCCCGCCGGATACCGTTGCCCTGGCCGAGAAGGAAGGTGTGCCTCTCTTCTCCACACCCCTTGATAGTTTTCATGCCGCCGGCAGGTTTTATTGCCTGCTCACCAGGGCCGGTTTGATCAACCAGGAGGAAAATAGTGTCGCTGAACCACAAAAATGA
- a CDS encoding tRNA lysidine(34) synthetase: protein MSKEFQRYVVTRVKRAIVDYGMIADGDRVAVGLSGGKDSSVLLHILNLVRRMAPIKFSLHGIYVDPGWDMEVNVLREFCEHEGVPFYYKPTNIAEVVFDIRQEKNPCALCANLRRGALNNTARDLGCNKVALGHHLDDVIETFFMSLFYTGQFRTFSPITYLSRSDVTMIRPLIYLTQEHVREMARQKNLPILENPCPVNGRTKRQEMREFVANLLIRYPELHLRFLNALKTADLRNLWPVTK from the coding sequence TTGAGCAAAGAGTTTCAGCGGTATGTGGTAACCCGGGTAAAGCGGGCCATTGTGGATTACGGCATGATTGCAGATGGGGACCGGGTGGCGGTGGGCCTTTCCGGGGGGAAGGACAGCAGCGTGCTCTTGCATATCCTGAACCTTGTCCGGCGGATGGCACCCATTAAATTTTCCCTGCACGGCATTTATGTAGATCCCGGCTGGGACATGGAAGTAAACGTGTTGCGGGAGTTTTGTGAGCACGAAGGGGTTCCTTTTTACTATAAACCCACCAATATTGCCGAGGTGGTTTTCGATATCCGGCAGGAGAAAAACCCCTGTGCCCTGTGTGCCAACCTGCGCCGGGGGGCTTTAAACAATACCGCCCGGGACCTGGGATGCAACAAAGTGGCCCTGGGACATCACCTGGATGATGTAATTGAAACCTTTTTCATGAGCCTTTTTTACACCGGGCAGTTTCGTACTTTTTCTCCTATTACTTATTTAAGCCGGAGCGATGTCACCATGATCCGTCCTTTAATCTACTTGACCCAGGAGCACGTACGGGAAATGGCGCGGCAAAAAAACCTGCCCATTTTAGAAAATCCCTGTCCCGTTAACGGCAGGACCAAACGGCAGGAAATGAGGGAGTTCGTGGCTAATCTACTTATCAGATATCCCGAATTGCACCTGCGCTTTCTCAATGCTCTCAAGACGGCAGATTTACGCAACCTGTGGCCGGTAACAAAGTAA
- a CDS encoding selenium metabolism-associated LysR family transcriptional regulator gives MNIKQLEAFLLVAELRNFTKTAGQLGMSQPAVSFQIKALEEELGVTLLERNEKKVLLTEAGRLLYPEIKQMVRHYRKIRAMVNELQGLKSGHLMLGATSMPAECLLPIFIGGFREQYPGVRVSLQVGNSATVARWLQDREIDIGVLGAAMGGESIEYHPWLEDELIFIVPSWHPWAGNNISLEELTREPLIIREAGSGTRQALEAKLAEHNINVEHFPSILELGSSQSMVQAVRAGLGIAAVSRRAAHDALETGKVARVIIPGMQIRYYLYLAWPRQVGNGLSASIFKSFLMDRELCRRLLGKTG, from the coding sequence ATGAATATAAAACAGCTGGAAGCATTTTTGCTGGTCGCTGAACTGCGCAATTTTACCAAAACCGCCGGACAACTGGGGATGAGCCAGCCGGCGGTAAGCTTTCAGATTAAAGCGCTGGAGGAAGAGCTGGGCGTCACCCTTTTGGAGCGCAATGAAAAAAAGGTGTTGCTTACTGAGGCCGGACGGCTTCTCTACCCGGAAATCAAGCAAATGGTACGCCATTACCGGAAAATCCGGGCTATGGTCAATGAACTACAGGGGTTGAAAAGCGGCCATCTCATGCTGGGAGCCACCAGTATGCCTGCCGAATGCCTGCTCCCCATTTTTATCGGCGGTTTCCGGGAGCAGTACCCGGGAGTCCGGGTAAGCCTGCAGGTGGGCAATAGCGCTACAGTGGCACGCTGGTTACAGGACCGGGAGATCGACATTGGCGTTTTGGGAGCGGCAATGGGTGGAGAGAGCATCGAATACCACCCCTGGTTGGAAGACGAATTGATCTTTATCGTTCCCTCCTGGCACCCCTGGGCGGGCAACAACATCTCCCTGGAGGAGTTGACCCGCGAGCCGCTGATTATCCGTGAAGCCGGTTCGGGCACCAGGCAGGCTCTGGAGGCCAAACTGGCCGAACACAACATTAACGTGGAGCATTTTCCCAGCATACTTGAACTGGGCAGCAGCCAGTCCATGGTGCAGGCGGTCCGGGCCGGGCTGGGGATAGCCGCGGTTTCCCGCCGTGCGGCCCACGACGCCCTGGAAACAGGCAAAGTGGCGCGGGTAATTATCCCGGGGATGCAAATACGTTACTACCTCTACCTGGCCTGGCCCCGGCAGGTCGGCAACGGCCTCTCAGCCAGCATCTTCAAAAGCTTCCTCATGGACAGGGAACTATGCCGCCGTTTGTTGGGGAAAACGGGCTAA
- a CDS encoding (2Fe-2S) ferredoxin domain-containing protein translates to MKSLAELDKLREKLQEEMRLREGREDVKVVVTMGTCGIASGAREVLTAILEEISKRGLKGVTVTQTGCAGLCHCEPLVEVERPGRDKVTYGHVDEKKAREIVVSHLVNGQIIKEWTIK, encoded by the coding sequence ATGAAGTCGCTCGCCGAGCTGGATAAGCTCAGGGAGAAGCTGCAGGAAGAGATGCGCCTGCGGGAGGGCAGGGAGGACGTAAAAGTTGTAGTCACCATGGGCACCTGCGGGATTGCCTCGGGGGCCCGGGAGGTGCTCACGGCCATCCTGGAGGAAATCAGCAAGAGGGGACTGAAGGGTGTAACGGTAACCCAGACCGGGTGTGCCGGCCTGTGTCACTGCGAGCCGCTGGTGGAAGTGGAAAGGCCCGGCCGGGATAAGGTTACCTACGGACACGTGGATGAGAAAAAAGCGCGGGAAATTGTGGTTTCCCACCTGGTCAACGGCCAGATAATTAAAGAGTGGACTATTAAGTAA
- a CDS encoding [Fe-Fe] hydrogenase large subunit C-terminal domain-containing protein — protein sequence MQQYFHSVRLDEEKCKGCTNCIKHCPTEAIRVRKGRARIIEERCIDCGECIRICPNQAKLAITDCLEKLKDFKYTVALPAPSFYGQFKPEVTPSQVLSALLALGFHDVFEVALAAEAVSWAIRHYMEVCVDRPRPLISSACPAVVRLIQVRFPSLLEHIIPIESPMEIAGRMAREQACRKTGLEPGEIGTFFITPCPAKVTEVKQPSEGRSSVDGAISMAVVYGALLKRLEMPAPYPVAPRASGVGIGWGRAGGENEAIKAGSLLAVDGIHSVISVLEEIERGGLTDIDYLEAQACTGGCIGGPLVPQNPFVARVRMGNLVKLYPAGEPWDFPRDFDYYRLKTPIPARPALTLAKDPQVALARLEEAERICAELPGLDCGSCGSPSCRALAEDIVQGYARRSYCIFELRERLQQLAEEMVELAQKQPPAMGRDWKQARDGGGEAD from the coding sequence ATGCAGCAATATTTCCATTCAGTGCGCCTCGACGAAGAAAAATGCAAAGGGTGCACCAACTGCATCAAGCACTGCCCTACCGAAGCCATCCGGGTTCGCAAGGGTAGAGCCCGCATTATCGAGGAGCGCTGTATTGACTGCGGTGAGTGTATTCGCATCTGCCCCAACCAGGCCAAGCTGGCCATCACCGATTGCCTGGAAAAACTAAAAGATTTTAAGTATACCGTTGCCCTCCCTGCTCCTTCCTTTTACGGTCAGTTTAAACCCGAAGTTACCCCCTCCCAGGTATTAAGTGCCCTGCTAGCCCTGGGCTTTCATGATGTTTTTGAAGTAGCCCTGGCTGCTGAAGCCGTTTCGTGGGCCATCAGGCATTATATGGAAGTATGTGTTGACAGGCCCCGGCCGTTGATCTCATCAGCCTGTCCTGCGGTAGTCAGGTTAATCCAGGTGCGCTTTCCCAGCCTGCTGGAACACATCATTCCCATAGAGTCTCCCATGGAAATAGCCGGGCGTATGGCCCGGGAGCAGGCCTGCCGGAAGACCGGGCTTGAACCGGGCGAGATTGGAACCTTTTTCATTACCCCCTGTCCCGCCAAAGTGACGGAAGTAAAACAACCGTCCGAAGGTAGATCCAGTGTCGATGGGGCCATCTCCATGGCCGTGGTTTATGGTGCTCTGCTCAAACGTCTGGAAATGCCCGCACCATACCCGGTGGCCCCCCGGGCTTCGGGAGTGGGCATTGGCTGGGGCCGCGCAGGGGGAGAAAACGAGGCCATTAAAGCCGGATCGCTGCTGGCCGTTGACGGTATCCACAGCGTGATCAGCGTTCTGGAGGAAATAGAAAGGGGAGGCCTTACGGACATCGATTACCTGGAGGCCCAGGCCTGCACGGGAGGCTGTATCGGCGGCCCCCTGGTGCCGCAGAACCCTTTTGTGGCCCGGGTGCGCATGGGTAATCTGGTCAAGTTGTACCCTGCCGGGGAACCATGGGACTTTCCCCGGGATTTCGACTACTATCGCCTGAAAACACCAATTCCGGCCCGCCCGGCCTTAACCCTGGCCAAAGACCCCCAGGTGGCCCTGGCCCGGCTGGAAGAGGCGGAGCGGATTTGCGCCGAACTCCCCGGGCTGGACTGCGGATCCTGCGGTTCCCCCAGCTGCCGCGCCCTGGCTGAAGATATAGTGCAGGGGTATGCCCGCCGCAGCTACTGCATCTTTGAACTGCGGGAGCGCCTGCAGCAGCTGGCGGAAGAGATGGTCGAACTGGCCCAGAAACAGCCGCCGGCCATGGGAAGGGACTGGAAACAGGCAAGGGACGGGGGTGGTGAAGCTGATTGA